A single Lactuca sativa cultivar Salinas chromosome 8, Lsat_Salinas_v11, whole genome shotgun sequence DNA region contains:
- the LOC128127653 gene encoding uncharacterized protein LOC128127653 translates to MHKSGSNDFNVLSTACYQFKLTNNGKPFGHQKAWEVCRQGPKWVLNPETSHSDPTTGSNKRTRTSELDAGFRLDLNDDVDGAEEEGPPEVQLRRPPSRDKAKRAASSSGKATATSDDGLVESIDKTLSFLEKKYQSAEEGRRQKLALTDLQIINTKPQPDLDLENLATFLKIQQRVRAKYDD, encoded by the coding sequence ATGCATAAAAGTGGTTCCAACGATTTCAACGTTTTATCTACCGCGTGCTACCAATTCAAACTGACCAACAACGGTAAACCATTTGGTCACCAAAAAGCGTGGGAAGTGTGCCGTCAAGGTCCAAAATGGGTCCTTAATCCAGAGACATCGCATTCAGACCCGACCACCGGCTCCAACAAAAGAACAAGAACTTCTGAATTGGACGCGGGTTTTAGGCTAGACCTCAATGATGACGTTGATGGTGCCGAGGAAGAGGGTCCGCCTGAAGTCCAACTCCGTCGACCACCGAGTAGGGACAAAGCAAAACGGGCGGCGTCTTCAAGCGGGAAAGCAACCGCAACTAGCGACGACGGGCTTGTGGAATCCATAGATAAAACTTTAAgttttctagaaaaaaaataCCAATCAGCAGAGGAAGGTCGTCGCCAAAAACTCGCTCTCACTGATCTTCAAATCATAAACACCAAACCTCAACCAGATCTCGACCTTGAAAATCTAGCCACATTTCTGAAAATCCAACAACGTGTCCGTGCTAAATATGACGATTAG